The Torulaspora delbrueckii CBS 1146 chromosome 1, complete genome DNA segment AATGTACTTGTAAATAATATGGCTACGTTAGCCTCATGAATTCCCAGTTAGCTAATTCTAGAACGGCACCCAAGGTAACTTTGGCGTGTTCTGCCATATGGTCGAAGCTTAAACGATCGAGAGTGTCCATCGTTGTATGGATGTACTGGTTTGTCTTGTTGTATTCGGATTCTAAGATGAAGGCAGCGGGAAACCCATTCTTCATGGCACTACCGTGATCGCTGCACGCATAGCCGCAAGTCGTTTCTCTATATGGTATCGAAGCATATGAGTTTATTATCACTTTCATAAAGTCAACAAGGGCTGGGTCTGTAAAATCAGTGACAAGTCCAATGTGTTCGTCACGCTTATTGCGAACATAACCTGTCATATCCTGTTGTATCATGGCCACTACTAgtttttcttgttctttgtaaGATGAGAAAACATCCATTGAACCCAATAGCCCACCTTCTTCCGCAGAGTAAAAATGGAACTCAACGGTATTGTCGGGGAAATTACCATCAGCAATATGTTTGGCATAGACTCTCAAAGCCTCTAAGTTGGTCACAGTTCCCGATCCATTGTCATCTGCACCAGGGGTGGCTATCCATGACGGAAATATTAAATTCAACGAATCGAGATGAGACCCCATGACAACCAAATTTTCTGGAGTTTTGTGCCCTGGTATTCTCACTATAATCGAGAATTGTCTCCATTTCTTGTGGTCAAAatgctcaatttcaacagcaCCTTTCGGTATCACATCAGTAATATTGTGTATAATCTCTGAGAGCCATAAGGCTGATTCATATCCACTGGGGGATTTGTAGTATctggtgaagaaactgCAAAAATTTGCCAGATTCATATACATCTCATCCTTGTCAATCAAGGTACTCAAGTTTTCGAAAGAATCAACCTCTGACGTCTGTTTGGGGTAATT contains these protein-coding regions:
- the TDEL0A03810 gene encoding putative aminopeptidase (similar to Saccharomyces cerevisiae YDR415C; ancestral locus Anc_5.517); the encoded protein is MRSRLFVFISLVCLCVAIGSNDVRILEIGKGERIEVRESEKGLLKRRGVGFIDVTDHLNWPWSKNVDDEHDLPSYNYPKQTSEVDSFENLSTLIDKDEMYMNLANFCSFFTRYYKSPSGYESALWLSEIIHNITDVIPKGAVEIEHFDHKKWRQFSIIVRIPGHKTPENLVVMGSHLDSLNLIFPSWIATPGADDNGSGTVTNLEALRVYAKHIADGNFPDNTVEFHFYSAEEGGLLGSMDVFSSYKEQEKLVVAMIQQDMTGYVRNKRDEHIGLVTDFTDPALVDFMKVIINSYASIPYRETTCGYACSDHGSAMKNGFPAAFILESEYNKTNQYIHTTMDTLDRLSFDHMAEHAKVTLGAVLELANWEFMRLT